A genomic region of Alphaproteobacteria bacterium contains the following coding sequences:
- the mscL gene encoding large conductance mechanosensitive channel protein MscL: MSIFTEFKQFAMRGNVIELAVGVIIGSAFTSIVDSVVKDLINPVIGLLIGGIDFSNMFVTIKPAAEGATYATLKAAQDAGAVTVNYGLFINSSIKFLIVAFVVFMLVKSLNKLLKPTPGVPVAPSRQEVLLEEIRDAIRKK, translated from the coding sequence ATGAGCATATTTACAGAATTCAAACAATTTGCGATGCGCGGCAACGTAATTGAACTGGCAGTGGGTGTGATTATTGGCTCAGCCTTTACCAGCATTGTTGATTCAGTGGTAAAAGATCTTATCAATCCAGTTATCGGGCTCTTGATTGGGGGGATCGATTTTTCCAATATGTTCGTCACCATTAAACCCGCAGCGGAAGGCGCAACCTATGCTACGCTCAAAGCTGCGCAGGATGCAGGCGCGGTTACGGTTAATTATGGATTGTTCATCAATTCATCCATCAAATTCCTGATTGTTGCGTTTGTTGTGTTTATGCTGGTTAAGTCACTTAACAAATTGCTTAAGCCAACACCGGGTGTGCCTGTTGCACCATCCCGTCAGGAAGTATTGCTCGAAGAAATTCGCGATGCGATTAGAAAGAAATAA
- a CDS encoding monovalent cation:proton antiporter-2 (CPA2) family protein produces MENSALANIFVFLAAACIAVPLSSRFKLGSVLGYILAGILIGPFALSLITDTENISHFAEFGVVMMLFLIGLELEPSILWRLRKAIIGLGGLQVILTTGAFTAIGMALGHDWKVSLAVSMALSLSSTAIVLQILQEKKLMQTAMGESSFAVLLFQDIAVIPILVALPFLAAHVPDALTSSPEWLQGYPAWARALIIVAIIGLMVTAGRKFSRSFFRVIARTNLRELFTATSLALVIGVTLLMNMLGVSPALGAFIAGVVLANSEYRHTIETDIQPFKGLLLGLFFISIGMGIDFSMLASEPATIIGCALLLITVKGLILYILGKLFGLSPEHDSGFAFALAQGGEFAFVLFQFIGGLSLVSEAHVHFLNLVVTLSMVATPFLMMIYSKYVVPLYMSVLPEATYDTIDKKSQIIVAGFGRFGQIISRFLLAQGVKVTVLEKDADQIEQLRKFGFKGYYGDAARIDILRSAGLQDAKILIIAVDDEASCMEIATIAKRDFPNVAIFARARNRRHAYNLNKLGVDYFKRELFDSALNMASDIMVYLGHDNDEMKAKATLFKKHDFATLKKSFAFFDDEEKLILFARQKRKELEDILQQDMNSGK; encoded by the coding sequence ATGGAAAATTCGGCGCTTGCAAATATTTTTGTGTTTCTTGCTGCGGCATGTATTGCTGTTCCACTGTCGAGCCGTTTCAAACTCGGTTCCGTGCTTGGTTACATTCTTGCTGGTATTTTAATCGGCCCGTTTGCGCTGAGCCTGATTACCGATACGGAAAACATCTCCCACTTTGCCGAATTCGGTGTGGTGATGATGTTATTCCTTATCGGGCTTGAGTTGGAACCATCCATCCTGTGGCGTTTACGTAAAGCGATTATTGGCCTTGGCGGATTGCAGGTTATTTTGACAACCGGCGCCTTCACAGCGATTGGCATGGCACTGGGGCATGACTGGAAAGTTAGCCTTGCGGTGAGCATGGCACTGTCGCTTTCATCAACCGCGATTGTTCTGCAAATCTTGCAGGAAAAGAAATTGATGCAGACCGCTATGGGAGAAAGTTCATTTGCTGTACTGCTGTTTCAGGATATTGCCGTTATTCCGATTTTGGTTGCATTGCCTTTTCTGGCTGCACATGTGCCGGACGCGCTTACATCATCGCCCGAGTGGCTGCAAGGATATCCGGCATGGGCCCGCGCGCTAATTATTGTGGCTATCATCGGCCTGATGGTTACAGCTGGACGTAAGTTTTCACGGAGTTTTTTCCGCGTTATCGCACGGACTAACCTGCGTGAATTATTCACGGCCACCTCCCTTGCGCTTGTGATTGGCGTGACATTATTGATGAATATGCTGGGCGTATCGCCCGCGCTTGGCGCGTTTATTGCCGGTGTGGTTCTAGCCAATTCCGAATACCGCCACACCATTGAAACCGATATTCAGCCATTTAAAGGATTGCTGCTTGGTCTTTTCTTTATTTCCATCGGGATGGGGATTGATTTCAGCATGCTCGCCAGCGAGCCCGCAACCATTATCGGCTGCGCATTACTGCTTATCACCGTAAAGGGATTAATCCTGTATATCCTAGGCAAGTTGTTCGGCTTGTCACCGGAACATGATTCAGGATTTGCCTTTGCACTGGCGCAAGGCGGGGAATTTGCATTCGTGCTGTTCCAATTCATCGGCGGATTATCACTTGTTAGTGAGGCGCATGTACACTTTCTGAACCTAGTTGTTACGCTTTCGATGGTGGCAACGCCATTTCTGATGATGATTTACAGCAAATATGTTGTGCCGTTGTATATGAGCGTATTACCCGAGGCGACCTACGATACGATTGATAAAAAATCACAGATCATCGTCGCAGGATTTGGACGATTTGGTCAGATTATTTCACGTTTTCTGTTGGCGCAGGGCGTTAAGGTAACTGTACTAGAAAAAGATGCCGACCAAATCGAACAGCTGCGCAAATTCGGATTTAAAGGCTATTACGGCGATGCCGCGCGCATCGATATTTTGCGTAGCGCCGGTTTGCAGGACGCCAAGATTTTGATTATCGCGGTGGACGATGAAGCAAGCTGCATGGAAATTGCGACGATTGCCAAGCGTGACTTCCCGAACGTAGCGATTTTTGCGCGGGCACGTAACCGCCGCCACGCCTATAATCTCAACAAGCTTGGCGTTGATTATTTCAAGCGCGAATTGTTTGACTCAGCGCTGAATATGGCAAGCGATATTATGGTGTATCTTGGCCATGACAACGATGAAATGAAAGCCAAAGCAACGCTGTTCAAGAAGCATGATTTTGCAACGCTGAAAAAATCATTCGCGTTTTTTGACGATGAAGAGAAGCTGATTTTATTCGCGCGCCAGAAACGCAAAGAACTTGAAGATATTCTCCAGCAAGATATGAATTCAGGAAAATAA
- the rimO gene encoding 30S ribosomal protein S12 methylthiotransferase RimO: MTTTQKSNLKSSPKVGIVSLGCPKALVDSERILTQLRSEGYEISGTYAGADVVLVNTCGFIDSARDESLNAIGEALNENGKVIVTGCLGAEPEVILKKFPKVMHVTGPAQYEAVVNAVHEVVPPSHDPYIDLLPPQGIKLTPRHYAYLKISEGCNNRCSFCIIPALRGDLVSRNITDVMHEAERLAKAGVKELLVISQDTSAYGIDIKYAEGKWRDKTWRTQFVDLAKALGELGIWVRMHYVYPYPHVNEVMPLMAERKILPYLDIPFQHASPKVLKAMCRPANQEKTLERIKEWRAACPDLVLRSTFIVGFPGETDEDFEVLLNWLQEAQLDRVGCFKYEPVKGAVANDLEGAVPEEVKEERWHRFMQTQQAISTQRLKRFVGQTVDVLIDEIDGKKASQKIGVGRSYADAPEIDGRVYVSAIGDAKAGDMIKVAISKTDEYDLHGKRTG; the protein is encoded by the coding sequence ATGACAACGACCCAAAAATCCAATCTGAAATCTTCGCCCAAAGTCGGCATCGTAAGCCTTGGTTGTCCAAAGGCGTTGGTGGATAGCGAGCGCATTTTGACCCAGCTGCGCAGCGAAGGGTATGAGATTTCAGGTACGTATGCGGGCGCGGATGTGGTTCTGGTTAATACCTGCGGATTTATTGATAGCGCGCGCGATGAGTCCTTGAATGCAATTGGCGAAGCGTTAAACGAAAACGGTAAGGTGATTGTCACGGGGTGTTTGGGCGCGGAACCCGAAGTCATTCTTAAAAAATTCCCCAAAGTTATGCATGTGACTGGCCCTGCGCAATACGAAGCGGTGGTGAATGCGGTGCATGAAGTTGTGCCCCCCAGCCATGACCCCTATATAGATTTATTGCCGCCGCAGGGCATTAAACTAACGCCCCGTCATTATGCTTACTTGAAAATTTCCGAAGGCTGCAATAACCGTTGCAGCTTCTGCATCATTCCCGCACTGCGTGGCGATCTGGTTAGCCGCAATATTACTGATGTGATGCATGAAGCTGAACGCCTTGCCAAAGCAGGCGTGAAAGAATTATTGGTGATTTCCCAAGACACCAGCGCGTATGGCATAGATATCAAATATGCCGAAGGTAAATGGCGCGATAAAACATGGCGCACGCAGTTTGTGGATTTGGCAAAGGCGCTTGGCGAACTCGGCATCTGGGTGCGTATGCATTACGTTTATCCATACCCCCACGTGAATGAAGTGATGCCATTAATGGCGGAACGTAAAATTCTTCCCTATCTTGATATTCCATTCCAGCATGCAAGCCCGAAGGTGCTCAAGGCGATGTGCCGTCCCGCGAACCAGGAAAAAACACTGGAACGAATTAAGGAATGGCGCGCAGCATGCCCTGATTTAGTGCTACGTTCCACGTTCATCGTGGGTTTTCCCGGTGAAACCGATGAAGATTTCGAAGTGTTGCTGAACTGGCTGCAAGAAGCGCAGCTCGACCGTGTGGGTTGCTTTAAATACGAACCGGTAAAGGGCGCAGTTGCCAATGATTTGGAAGGCGCTGTTCCTGAAGAAGTAAAAGAAGAACGCTGGCACCGTTTCATGCAAACCCAGCAGGCAATTAGTACGCAGCGTTTGAAGCGCTTCGTTGGTCAAACGGTAGATGTATTGATTGATGAAATTGATGGCAAGAAAGCATCCCAAAAAATTGGTGTGGGCCGTTCATACGCCGATGCGCCGGAAATTGATGGCCGCGTCTATGTATCCGCAATCGGTGATGCCAAGGCAGGCGATATGATAAAAGTCGCCATTAGCAAAACCGATGAATACGATCTGCACGGCAAGCGCACAGGATAG
- the queA gene encoding tRNA preQ1(34) S-adenosylmethionine ribosyltransferase-isomerase QueA, whose amino-acid sequence MNLSDFDFQLPESSIAQHPAVPRDSARLLYIGKHLEDKRITDLVDLCRPGDVWVLNNSKVIPARLYGRRGEMKVEILLHKRLTPTDWEVFARPLKRLHLGDDIIFADDFKARVIAKHENGLASIQFDGSAQHIMASIMRDGLMPLPPYIKRNEKVADDAICYQTVYAQHEGSVAAPTAGLHFTDELLNKLKEKGATIVTVTLHVGAGTFQPVKVEDISQHVMHSEWVELTPEAAAAINTAKEKGGRIVAVGTTSTRVLESVAGEDGRVKPWQGDTSIFITPGYRFKIVDALMTNFHLPKSTLFMLVSAFAGTQAMHAAYQHAIENGYRFYSYGDACFIESKAI is encoded by the coding sequence ATGAACCTCTCGGATTTTGATTTCCAGCTTCCTGAAAGCTCTATTGCCCAGCATCCGGCTGTTCCACGGGATAGCGCGCGCCTCCTATATATAGGCAAGCATCTGGAAGATAAGCGGATAACAGATCTTGTTGACCTTTGCCGCCCCGGTGATGTCTGGGTTTTGAATAACAGCAAGGTCATTCCGGCCCGATTATATGGAAGAAGGGGGGAGATGAAGGTTGAAATCCTTCTTCACAAACGCCTCACTCCAACTGATTGGGAAGTTTTCGCCCGCCCTTTAAAACGATTGCATCTGGGTGATGACATTATTTTTGCCGATGATTTTAAGGCACGTGTAATTGCTAAACACGAAAATGGTTTAGCAAGCATACAATTTGATGGCAGCGCGCAGCATATCATGGCGTCAATCATGCGTGATGGATTAATGCCACTGCCGCCCTACATCAAACGTAATGAAAAAGTTGCCGACGATGCAATCTGTTACCAAACAGTATATGCGCAACACGAAGGTTCGGTTGCTGCGCCAACCGCTGGCCTGCATTTCACTGATGAATTACTGAATAAGCTCAAGGAAAAAGGTGCCACAATTGTAACCGTCACCTTGCATGTGGGTGCAGGCACCTTTCAGCCCGTGAAGGTAGAAGATATCTCGCAGCATGTCATGCATTCCGAATGGGTTGAATTAACGCCCGAAGCTGCCGCGGCAATCAACACCGCAAAGGAAAAGGGCGGGCGCATTGTGGCGGTGGGTACAACATCTACCCGTGTTCTCGAAAGCGTTGCGGGAGAGGATGGCCGTGTGAAACCATGGCAGGGCGATACATCCATCTTCATTACCCCAGGCTATCGTTTTAAAATTGTTGATGCGCTGATGACTAATTTCCATCTGCCAAAATCAACCTTGTTCATGTTGGTTTCTGCCTTTGCAGGAACACAAGCCATGCATGCGGCATATCAACATGCTATTGAAAACGGCTACCGCTTTTACTCCTACGGCGATGCCTGTTTTATCGAAAGTAAAGCCATATAG
- a CDS encoding OmpA family protein → MLSRYAFIGGLVIASVISLTSVAADAHVTQNVLVVRDARGNAVRSTNGNCVVTRWEGNDGVCEGVRREIALEDRTVYFNFNDSTLTEAAQAKLDSLLTILKSDKEIQSVSIVGYADRIGSQSYNQALSKKRALTVKDYLAANGYTNASVTKTRWVGKTKPSAKCNGKMEHNELVACLSPDRKVEVEVNYIKAKKFRKGAK, encoded by the coding sequence ATGCTTTCCCGTTATGCTTTTATCGGCGGTCTAGTTATCGCTTCTGTTATTTCACTTACAAGCGTTGCTGCTGATGCGCATGTGACCCAGAATGTTCTCGTTGTACGGGACGCTCGTGGTAATGCGGTGCGTAGCACCAACGGCAACTGCGTTGTCACCCGCTGGGAAGGCAATGACGGTGTTTGCGAAGGCGTTCGCCGCGAAATCGCTCTTGAAGATCGTACCGTGTACTTCAACTTCAACGACTCAACACTGACCGAAGCAGCTCAGGCTAAGCTCGACAGCCTGTTGACCATCTTGAAGTCAGACAAAGAAATCCAAAGCGTTTCAATCGTTGGTTATGCTGACCGTATCGGTTCACAAAGCTACAACCAAGCTTTGTCAAAGAAGCGCGCGCTGACTGTTAAAGACTACTTGGCAGCTAACGGCTACACCAATGCAAGCGTGACCAAGACCCGTTGGGTTGGCAAGACCAAGCCATCAGCTAAGTGCAATGGCAAGATGGAACACAATGAACTCGTAGCTTGCCTCAGCCCAGACCGTAAGGTTGAAGTTGAAGTAAACTACATCAAAGCTAAGAAGTTCCGTAAGGGCGCTAAGTAA
- a CDS encoding glycine zipper family protein — translation MKPNFLAIPLLLVMAACANSGADTRPIVDRPGPNYEKDLAACQALAKQKDYASGETATNTAVGAGLGALIGGVTGDWAGAGIGAGVGAAGGLGKSAIDTQNARGNIVKKCMVGRGYNVVD, via the coding sequence ATGAAACCCAACTTTCTTGCTATTCCCCTCCTCCTTGTAATGGCGGCATGCGCTAATTCTGGTGCGGATACCCGCCCGATCGTTGATCGCCCGGGTCCGAATTATGAAAAAGATCTGGCAGCGTGCCAGGCTTTGGCCAAACAAAAAGATTATGCAAGCGGTGAAACCGCAACCAATACCGCTGTGGGCGCTGGCCTTGGCGCATTGATTGGCGGCGTGACAGGCGATTGGGCCGGTGCGGGTATTGGCGCTGGTGTTGGTGCAGCAGGCGGTCTTGGCAAGAGTGCCATCGACACCCAAAATGCACGCGGCAATATCGTGAAGAAATGCATGGTTGGCCGTGGCTACAATGTAGTTGATTAA
- a CDS encoding OmpA family protein — translation MKRDLLFRTLAVTGLLTLALGAVPATAGFSSQEVVGSKYDNKVQTKDGSCVRTKWQTGNDACGTKKEAPPPPPVVYEAPPPPPRPVVKAPPPPPAPVVRTVIKEDARTIYFDSGKSVITPGGQKKLDTLAATLKGAKDIQRVEIVGYADPMGSTASNQALSERRAAAVQKYLNDHDYMNTSIAKVKAVGESQASANCDTKMKRTKKIGCLVTDRKVQVEVVYVTETVH, via the coding sequence ATGAAACGTGATTTACTCTTCCGCACACTTGCCGTAACGGGTCTCTTGACCTTGGCATTGGGTGCAGTGCCAGCCACCGCAGGCTTTTCTTCCCAAGAAGTTGTTGGCAGCAAATATGACAACAAGGTTCAAACCAAAGACGGCAGCTGCGTTCGTACCAAGTGGCAAACCGGAAATGATGCCTGTGGCACTAAGAAAGAAGCGCCACCCCCGCCCCCTGTTGTGTATGAAGCACCGCCTCCACCGCCACGCCCGGTTGTAAAAGCGCCGCCCCCGCCACCAGCGCCGGTTGTTCGTACCGTGATTAAGGAAGATGCCCGCACCATTTATTTTGACTCAGGAAAATCCGTTATTACCCCGGGTGGTCAAAAGAAGCTTGATACCCTGGCAGCAACCTTGAAAGGTGCCAAGGACATCCAGCGCGTTGAAATCGTAGGATATGCCGACCCCATGGGCTCAACCGCGTCCAATCAGGCATTATCAGAACGCCGCGCAGCAGCAGTTCAGAAATACCTGAATGACCATGATTATATGAATACATCGATAGCAAAGGTGAAAGCTGTTGGCGAAAGCCAGGCATCGGCCAATTGCGATACGAAGATGAAGCGCACCAAGAAAATTGGTTGCTTGGTCACCGACCGCAAGGTTCAAGTGGAAGTGGTTTATGTAACCGAGACCGTTCACTAA
- a CDS encoding ATP-binding protein: MTQDFNPIGTTTTVPRCDEQLLIYTHELEEQHHALSEAKEQAEKANKAKSEFLANMSHEIRTPLNGIIGIASLLRDTPLTPEQKGWVDIICKSSDVLLGLVNDILDVSKIEAGQLVLESLPFNLGTAITDVTDNFAHLAKEKGLAVYVEQGELSPLYLGDVTRIRQVLFNMLGNALKFTHQGYISLHIREEKLTGGLARICFKLQDTGIGIPANKCAQIFEKFTQANESITRQYGGTGLGLSICRSLIELMGGSIQVESVLNSGSCFTFDIYLRCVEQDIQTPIPQTLPVTQYKNKRALVVDDIEVNLILLKTILAKNGFDVVVAHNGVEACEITQTQSFDIIFMDCHMPLMDGYVAAAQIRKQLAASESIYTPIIALTADAMKDNRDRCHNAGMDDFITKPITKEQLLTSLSKWLGAANTQ, translated from the coding sequence GTGACCCAAGATTTCAATCCGATTGGTACCACAACCACGGTGCCGAGATGTGACGAACAGTTGCTTATCTATACGCATGAGCTGGAAGAGCAGCACCATGCCTTAAGCGAAGCCAAGGAACAGGCAGAAAAGGCTAATAAGGCAAAATCGGAATTCCTTGCCAATATGAGTCATGAAATACGTACACCGCTAAATGGTATTATCGGTATAGCCAGCTTGCTGCGTGACACACCGCTTACGCCAGAACAGAAAGGCTGGGTGGACATCATCTGCAAATCAAGCGATGTGCTGCTTGGCCTTGTGAACGACATTCTTGATGTATCGAAAATTGAAGCCGGGCAATTGGTTCTGGAATCCCTGCCCTTTAATCTTGGGACAGCCATTACGGATGTGACGGACAACTTCGCGCACCTTGCGAAAGAGAAAGGGCTGGCGGTGTATGTGGAGCAGGGGGAATTAAGCCCGCTTTATCTTGGTGATGTCACACGTATCCGTCAGGTGCTGTTCAATATGCTGGGTAATGCACTTAAATTTACACATCAAGGCTATATTTCGCTGCATATTCGGGAAGAAAAGCTTACAGGCGGGTTGGCGCGCATCTGCTTTAAATTGCAAGATACCGGTATTGGTATTCCTGCAAATAAATGTGCACAGATTTTCGAAAAGTTCACGCAGGCAAATGAATCCATTACGCGCCAATATGGGGGCACGGGCCTTGGGCTATCGATTTGCCGCAGTTTGATTGAATTAATGGGCGGATCCATACAGGTAGAAAGTGTTTTGAATTCTGGATCGTGTTTTACGTTTGATATCTATTTGCGTTGTGTTGAGCAGGATATTCAAACGCCTATTCCCCAAACGCTTCCAGTAACGCAGTATAAAAATAAACGTGCACTTGTCGTTGATGATATTGAAGTGAACCTTATTCTGCTTAAAACGATTTTGGCTAAGAATGGTTTTGACGTCGTTGTGGCACATAACGGGGTGGAGGCGTGCGAGATTACCCAAACCCAATCCTTCGACATTATCTTTATGGATTGCCATATGCCGCTGATGGATGGGTATGTCGCGGCAGCACAGATTCGCAAACAACTGGCAGCATCAGAATCAATCTACACACCTATCATTGCGCTGACCGCAGATGCAATGAAGGATAACCGCGACCGCTGCCATAATGCGGGTATGGATGATTTCATAACAAAGCCAATAACTAAGGAACAATTACTGACATCACTCAGTAAATGGCTTGGCGCAGCCAATACCCAGTAG
- a CDS encoding response regulator, giving the protein MTTQNHSFEQLDADASLGFDEKQQTKLVCAIRERSSKKGLESFGITILIVEDQDFSRKLLHDLLSRESVYSCYVAKNAVEAMELYATHAPDIVLLDINLPDFSGHDIASVLKKSDPHSHIVYITGSPLLKDIQAARQNNVKGFIAKPYSKNKIQTAIDHYVTLHTR; this is encoded by the coding sequence ATGACAACACAAAACCATTCATTCGAACAACTGGACGCGGATGCATCGCTTGGCTTTGATGAAAAACAGCAAACCAAGCTTGTCTGCGCTATCCGTGAGCGCTCATCCAAAAAAGGTCTGGAATCATTCGGCATCACCATACTGATTGTTGAAGATCAGGATTTTTCGCGAAAATTATTGCATGACTTACTGTCGCGTGAGTCCGTCTATAGCTGCTACGTCGCCAAGAACGCGGTAGAAGCAATGGAACTATATGCAACCCATGCTCCTGATATTGTATTGCTGGATATTAATCTGCCGGATTTTTCAGGGCATGATATTGCATCTGTGCTGAAAAAATCAGATCCGCACAGTCATATTGTTTATATAACCGGCAGCCCGCTTCTCAAGGACATTCAGGCTGCACGGCAAAACAACGTGAAGGGTTTTATCGCAAAGCCTTACAGCAAGAACAAAATTCAAACTGCAATCGACCATTACGTCACATTGCATACCAGATAG
- a CDS encoding Hpt domain-containing protein, with translation MGSVLDLRNLRDIIDHDKAMEQQLIVNFHNCYRNCIDDLESSLKSNNPVQWRNAAHALKGIAFNLGAEELATLSFEAELASGQTLTQKAPLLAGLKTAYGQVQRALADTSENPT, from the coding sequence ATGGGTAGCGTACTGGATTTACGAAATCTTCGTGACATCATTGATCATGACAAGGCTATGGAACAGCAACTGATTGTGAATTTTCATAATTGTTATCGGAATTGCATTGATGATTTAGAAAGCAGCCTTAAAAGCAACAACCCTGTGCAATGGCGAAACGCTGCCCATGCATTAAAAGGTATTGCATTCAATCTTGGCGCAGAAGAACTGGCCACGTTAAGCTTTGAAGCCGAGCTTGCAAGTGGGCAGACATTAACACAAAAAGCGCCATTACTTGCTGGACTTAAGACTGCGTACGGGCAAGTGCAGCGTGCACTAGCCGACACTTCGGAAAATCCCACCTGA
- a CDS encoding lipid A deacylase LpxR family protein, whose amino-acid sequence MKFVSTFILSLCLSSCIAVAHAQTIDNAGGEPPKKETLQKQFKKHVEDKPRDEFLTLTVENDSLASGADRNYTNGIRISWYDTGDHPPAIASFLDTIIPVFPVNDTTSVYYSVGQNLYTPRELSLTTPDPKDRPYAGFLYGSVGMSNVTNNHQDNVELTVGIVGPYSLGKETQEFVHTLLNAAYPKGWGHQLNTEVGLMASWEHLWPEAYTAEMGDLHFRASPYIGATLGNIYTYANSGLMFQLVPKQYKWQTPPLRVRPAMPGNGYFSVPEGEFSWSLFAGFEGRAVGRNIFLDGNTFEDSPSVGKKPIVGDANIGVAFTYGHAQINYTLNWRAPEFYGQDSADLFGAVSIGYRF is encoded by the coding sequence GTGAAATTTGTTTCCACATTTATTCTTTCTTTATGCTTGTCATCCTGCATTGCCGTAGCACATGCGCAGACAATCGATAATGCGGGGGGCGAGCCGCCAAAGAAGGAAACATTACAAAAACAATTCAAGAAGCATGTTGAAGATAAACCGCGCGATGAATTTTTAACACTCACCGTTGAAAATGACTCCCTCGCATCTGGTGCAGATAGAAACTATACCAACGGCATACGTATAAGTTGGTATGATACCGGTGATCATCCACCCGCAATCGCCAGCTTTCTTGATACTATTATTCCGGTATTTCCGGTAAATGACACAACATCGGTTTATTATTCCGTGGGTCAGAATTTATATACGCCGCGCGAATTATCATTGACGACCCCGGACCCTAAAGACCGACCCTATGCCGGATTTCTGTATGGCTCGGTGGGCATGTCTAATGTGACCAATAATCACCAAGATAATGTGGAATTGACGGTTGGCATCGTTGGCCCCTATTCCCTTGGCAAAGAAACGCAGGAATTTGTTCATACCTTGTTGAACGCCGCATATCCCAAAGGTTGGGGACACCAGTTAAACACCGAAGTTGGCCTGATGGCATCATGGGAGCATCTGTGGCCGGAAGCCTATACCGCAGAAATGGGTGATTTGCATTTTCGTGCTTCGCCATATATTGGCGCAACACTTGGAAACATCTATACCTACGCGAATAGCGGATTAATGTTTCAACTGGTTCCCAAACAATATAAATGGCAAACACCACCGCTGCGTGTTCGTCCCGCCATGCCGGGGAATGGATATTTCTCTGTACCCGAAGGCGAATTTTCATGGTCACTCTTTGCAGGCTTTGAAGGCCGCGCAGTGGGACGAAATATTTTTCTTGATGGTAATACGTTTGAAGACAGCCCATCGGTTGGCAAGAAGCCGATCGTGGGTGATGCAAATATTGGCGTAGCCTTTACGTATGGGCACGCCCAGATCAATTATACGTTGAATTGGCGCGCGCCTGAATTTTATGGACAGGATAGCGCCGATCTGTTTGGCGCAGTGAGCATCGGATACCGGTTTTAA